A stretch of the Polyangiaceae bacterium genome encodes the following:
- a CDS encoding serine/threonine protein kinase, with translation MTQSSPPPSNHLSPDSIELGAFGGSLVPSQTQNGVNYRLEYVIGEGTASVAFFGMRLGPEGETPVVLKVTRPSFLSRMGEAAMMMIRKEAVALGRLNERVPTTPFVVRLLDSGSVAAPTRRGNFEVPWNAVEYVHGGVEGTALHERVDSSLQVSGYAFDLRRAAHFVHCVSEGLEAIHAVSVIHRDISPGNVLCCGADANEVFKIADFGIARPVGLGQTFGENAALGTPGYAAPEQLFPGESQIGPWTDVFSFACLVYLALTGEDYFQIDGPVEAIIASREPARRRLTDTAGLCPELKAQPDACAAIDQLLARATSNEIQARPQSARELAALLSPHLEEAPMSHAGGRRFQSLMLLSRQAEAPSWSWTLRQRPQVGFIAREVSWDGDGRCLALTTSGLWFWTGSEWQMAPTHGLDASRLRFVSRQAAGRWLLGGEEGLLCTYDASGARKFGEQSRKTVFERAHGDPNDIAVVAGSRDDSPALLFCVIAGRWLKPAALPKAANITALARVADEEWLVTGRDVQGEGFVARYRPLMWESARIQCPKVRAYLGAAGHPVLGVGLAVGAAGTAVTLRGELIEQETLDASADFSVTALDSVGGAWTASRGALWYRAHTPGAGWVRTWGDNSLQTPFVSLLAHEGQVVAMTVDGAVLEGRRTLEGRREQRR, from the coding sequence GTGACCCAGAGCAGCCCTCCCCCAAGCAATCACCTGAGCCCCGACAGCATCGAGCTCGGCGCCTTCGGGGGCAGCTTGGTGCCGTCCCAAACCCAGAACGGGGTGAACTATCGTCTGGAGTACGTGATCGGCGAAGGTACGGCGAGCGTGGCCTTCTTCGGCATGCGCTTGGGACCGGAGGGCGAGACGCCGGTAGTGCTCAAGGTGACGCGCCCATCCTTTCTATCGCGGATGGGCGAGGCTGCCATGATGATGATCCGCAAGGAAGCGGTCGCGCTGGGGCGTTTGAACGAACGCGTGCCAACGACCCCATTCGTTGTGCGGCTGCTCGATAGCGGAAGCGTCGCGGCGCCGACCCGACGCGGGAACTTCGAGGTCCCCTGGAACGCCGTAGAGTACGTCCACGGCGGCGTTGAAGGCACCGCGCTGCACGAACGCGTGGACAGCTCCCTGCAAGTCTCGGGCTACGCCTTCGATTTGAGACGAGCGGCGCACTTCGTTCATTGCGTGTCGGAGGGCCTGGAAGCCATCCACGCCGTGAGCGTGATCCACCGCGATATCTCCCCAGGCAACGTCCTGTGTTGCGGGGCTGACGCGAACGAGGTGTTCAAGATCGCCGACTTCGGTATCGCGCGCCCCGTTGGCCTCGGGCAGACGTTTGGCGAGAACGCCGCGCTTGGCACTCCAGGCTATGCGGCCCCGGAACAACTTTTCCCCGGGGAATCACAGATCGGACCCTGGACCGATGTGTTCAGCTTCGCCTGCCTGGTGTACCTGGCGCTGACCGGAGAAGATTACTTTCAGATCGATGGGCCAGTGGAGGCGATCATCGCTAGCCGCGAGCCAGCGCGACGTCGGCTCACCGACACCGCGGGGCTCTGCCCGGAACTCAAGGCACAGCCTGATGCGTGTGCTGCCATCGATCAGTTGCTCGCGCGAGCGACCAGCAATGAGATCCAGGCGCGCCCCCAGAGCGCCCGCGAGCTCGCGGCACTCTTGAGTCCCCACCTGGAAGAAGCTCCGATGTCCCACGCTGGCGGGAGGCGCTTCCAGTCCCTGATGTTGCTGTCACGGCAGGCTGAGGCTCCAAGCTGGAGCTGGACGCTGCGTCAGAGACCGCAGGTGGGCTTCATCGCGCGCGAGGTTTCTTGGGATGGCGATGGTCGCTGCCTGGCGCTAACCACCAGCGGGCTGTGGTTTTGGACGGGTAGCGAATGGCAAATGGCCCCGACTCACGGCCTCGATGCGTCGCGCTTACGCTTCGTGAGCCGTCAGGCGGCGGGGCGCTGGTTGCTTGGCGGGGAGGAGGGGCTGCTCTGCACCTACGACGCGAGCGGCGCGCGCAAGTTCGGCGAACAGAGCCGCAAGACGGTGTTCGAGCGCGCCCATGGCGACCCCAACGACATCGCGGTGGTCGCGGGTTCGCGAGACGACAGCCCGGCGCTGTTGTTCTGCGTGATCGCGGGGCGCTGGCTCAAACCAGCAGCGCTACCCAAAGCAGCGAACATCACCGCCCTCGCCCGAGTCGCTGACGAGGAGTGGCTCGTCACCGGACGCGACGTTCAAGGCGAGGGCTTCGTCGCGCGCTACCGCCCGCTGATGTGGGAATCCGCACGGATTCAGTGCCCTAAGGTGCGTGCCTACTTGGGTGCGGCGGGGCATCCGGTGCTCGGTGTGGGCCTGGCGGTCGGCGCTGCTGGGACAGCCGTAACGCTGCGGGGCGAGCTGATTGAACAAGAGACGCTGGACGCGAGCGCAGACTTCTCTGTCACGGCGCTAGACTCCGTGGGCGGCGCCTGGACGGCCTCCCGAGGCGCGCTGTGGTATCGGGCGCACACTCCCGGCGCGGGTTGGGTGCGAACCTGGGGAGACAACAGCCTGCAGACACCGTTCGTCAGTCTACTCGCCCACGAAGGGCAAGTCGTCGCCATGACCGTGGACGGCGCAGTTCTAGAAGGTCGCCGCACGCTCGAGGGTCGCCGCGAACAGCGCCGCTGA
- a CDS encoding serine/threonine protein kinase: MTDYPKPFGPEQRYELLKQLGEGAGGRVYLAVDHKEGREVALKQLTRRRTPEEFERRFALLSKLKHENLVELYAMYSTWEPPFYTMQLVPGVDIVRYIREESPSGIEALGMEAEEDLEGNLLLGEKSRAANRSVFTPPESGGMDRARNALRQLCAGLEYAHRQGLIHRDITRGNIRVDSRGRLVVMDYGLAAEQLPTPDAAPASQAPNSDGELVGTAAYMAPEQWNARELSPAVDWYSMGVVLFEALCGALPFVGSAHEVFVRKRTVGAPSPSLLLPQVPDDLDAICKGLMQSDPKRRWNAERVIQRLDRG, from the coding sequence GTGACGGACTACCCAAAACCTTTCGGCCCTGAGCAACGCTACGAGCTCCTCAAACAGCTCGGAGAAGGCGCTGGCGGGCGCGTCTACCTAGCGGTGGACCATAAGGAAGGCCGGGAGGTCGCGCTCAAGCAGCTGACCCGCAGGCGCACCCCCGAAGAATTCGAGCGCCGCTTCGCGTTGCTGTCGAAGCTCAAGCACGAAAACCTTGTCGAACTCTACGCAATGTACTCGACCTGGGAGCCGCCGTTCTACACCATGCAGCTCGTACCCGGGGTGGACATCGTGCGGTATATCCGCGAGGAGTCACCGTCGGGTATCGAGGCGCTGGGCATGGAGGCGGAGGAGGATCTTGAGGGTAACCTGCTGCTCGGCGAGAAGAGCCGCGCGGCGAACCGCTCCGTTTTCACTCCTCCTGAAAGCGGCGGTATGGACCGCGCGCGCAACGCTCTGCGGCAGCTTTGCGCTGGCCTCGAGTACGCGCATCGGCAAGGGCTGATCCACCGAGACATCACCCGAGGCAATATCCGCGTGGATTCCAGGGGGCGCCTGGTCGTCATGGACTATGGCCTGGCGGCTGAGCAACTGCCAACGCCGGACGCGGCGCCCGCTAGCCAGGCCCCGAACAGCGATGGAGAGCTAGTGGGCACTGCCGCCTACATGGCGCCAGAGCAATGGAACGCTCGGGAGCTTTCGCCAGCGGTGGATTGGTACTCGATGGGCGTGGTGCTCTTCGAAGCCCTATGCGGTGCGCTTCCCTTCGTCGGTTCGGCCCACGAAGTCTTCGTGCGCAAGCGCACCGTCGGCGCACCTAGCCCGTCGCTGTTGTTGCCTCAAGTTCCCGACGATTTGGATGCGATCTGCAAGGGACTCATGCAGAGTGACCCGAAGCGTCGCTGGAACGCGGAGCGTGTGATTCAGCGCTTGGATCGCGGTTAG
- the astB gene encoding N-succinylarginine dihydrolase → MSTQATRELNFDGLPGPSHNFAGLSPGNIASTEHAGHLSNPKSAALQGLEKMRFVRDLGIAQAVLPPQPRPDVGALRRLGFVGEASAVLRQAAEQDEQLLRLCSSASAMWTANAATVAPSTDAADGRTHLTPANLSAMFHRSLEAPTTTRVLRRIFADEARFEVHDALPSVSHFADEGAANHTRLYTPQGATHLFGWGRRAYKSSDDQEPGRFPARQTYEASRAVARLHQLGDRALLWQQAPRGIDDGAFHTDVLAVGSANLLLLHELAFVDTQELLEELKRRLGDSFQYCLAKQGELPAADAVAAYPFNSQLLELPNGEMAIVAPEEAKQSAAAHRFLERVVAEDNRVSAVHYLDVNQSMKNGGGPACLRLRVPLEDADVGKLGARVLLDDALYSDLKSWVERHYRDRLSFEDLLDVAFLREVETALDELTQLLGLGSVYDFQNP, encoded by the coding sequence GTGAGTACTCAAGCAACCCGCGAGCTGAACTTCGACGGCCTGCCTGGTCCAAGCCACAACTTCGCTGGCTTGAGCCCGGGCAACATCGCATCGACGGAGCACGCGGGGCATCTGTCGAACCCCAAGAGCGCTGCGCTGCAGGGCCTGGAGAAGATGCGCTTCGTTCGCGACCTGGGGATCGCTCAAGCGGTGTTGCCGCCCCAGCCGCGGCCGGATGTCGGCGCCCTACGTCGCCTTGGCTTCGTGGGCGAAGCCAGCGCGGTCCTGCGCCAGGCGGCAGAGCAAGACGAACAGCTGCTGCGACTTTGCTCCAGTGCGTCCGCGATGTGGACGGCGAACGCGGCTACCGTCGCGCCGAGCACCGATGCGGCAGACGGGCGCACACACCTCACGCCCGCCAACTTGAGCGCGATGTTTCACCGCAGCTTGGAGGCGCCCACCACGACGCGAGTTCTGCGACGCATCTTCGCGGACGAAGCGCGCTTCGAAGTTCACGACGCGTTGCCGAGCGTGAGCCACTTCGCAGACGAAGGCGCTGCCAACCACACGCGGCTCTACACTCCTCAGGGCGCAACGCATCTTTTTGGCTGGGGCCGCCGCGCTTACAAGTCCAGTGACGACCAGGAGCCGGGGCGCTTTCCCGCGCGCCAAACCTACGAGGCATCCCGCGCCGTCGCTAGACTGCATCAGCTCGGAGACCGAGCGCTGCTCTGGCAGCAAGCTCCACGCGGAATCGATGACGGCGCGTTTCATACCGACGTGCTAGCGGTGGGCAGCGCGAACCTGTTGCTGCTCCACGAGCTAGCCTTCGTTGACACTCAAGAGCTCTTGGAAGAACTCAAGCGACGCCTGGGCGACAGCTTTCAGTATTGCTTGGCGAAGCAAGGCGAACTGCCGGCTGCGGACGCCGTCGCCGCCTATCCATTCAACTCGCAGCTGCTCGAGCTACCAAACGGCGAGATGGCGATCGTCGCCCCTGAAGAAGCGAAGCAGAGCGCGGCCGCTCACCGCTTCCTGGAGCGCGTCGTAGCCGAGGACAATCGGGTCAGCGCGGTGCACTACCTGGACGTGAATCAGTCGATGAAGAACGGCGGCGGTCCAGCCTGCCTGCGCCTGCGCGTGCCCCTCGAGGACGCTGACGTCGGCAAGTTGGGTGCTCGGGTGCTACTGGATGACGCCTTGTACTCGGATCTAAAGAGCTGGGTGGAACGTCACTACCGGGACCGCCTGAGCTTCGAGGACTTGCTCGACGTGGCGTTCCTGCGTGAGGTGGAGACCGCCCTGGACGAGCTAACCCAGCTCCTCGGGCTGGGTTCGGTCTATGATTTCCAGAACCCGTGA
- a CDS encoding phytanoyl-CoA dioxygenase family protein codes for MQTQTTQASSPPVSAAARPTEILPITTRFELGAEITPEQHAFLDHYGFIIFSQVAKPHEVERIAEELNQIEAKWLAEGRKEVYGIPIFRGKGVEGQPFLQRLPFTSCFSEYLHGFLRDSRFDAVRRMIGEQTHIGDHEMDGLVANRNLNVAGSAYPRLGWHTDGLRDLFYLRMPKRMLNVGLHLDRVQREDGGLRVIPGSHKQGPLGFLFRKVYFLSHGEDAHEIAIETQPGDLTLHDGRTWHRVEQSPHSGLRSLRRTLYFPFLTEQFPTKDEHSKTPLYHYLGRALRAGKRLTSRIKR; via the coding sequence ATGCAAACCCAGACCACTCAAGCTTCATCCCCTCCGGTCTCCGCTGCGGCACGCCCAACGGAGATCCTACCGATCACCACCCGCTTTGAGCTGGGTGCGGAGATCACCCCCGAGCAGCACGCCTTCCTGGATCACTACGGGTTCATCATCTTCTCCCAGGTCGCCAAGCCGCATGAGGTCGAGCGAATCGCCGAGGAGCTCAACCAGATCGAAGCCAAGTGGCTCGCAGAAGGGCGCAAGGAGGTCTACGGCATCCCGATCTTCCGAGGCAAAGGCGTAGAGGGGCAGCCGTTCTTGCAGCGCCTGCCCTTCACCTCATGCTTTAGCGAATATCTACACGGATTTTTGCGAGACTCTCGCTTCGATGCAGTGCGCCGCATGATTGGTGAGCAGACGCATATCGGTGATCACGAGATGGACGGCCTGGTAGCGAACCGCAACCTGAACGTGGCGGGGAGCGCCTATCCACGCCTTGGCTGGCACACCGACGGCCTGCGTGATCTGTTCTACCTGCGCATGCCAAAGCGCATGCTCAACGTCGGCCTCCACCTCGACCGCGTGCAGCGGGAGGACGGCGGGCTGCGGGTGATTCCCGGTAGCCACAAGCAGGGACCGCTCGGCTTTCTTTTCCGCAAGGTTTACTTTCTTTCTCACGGCGAAGACGCACACGAGATCGCCATCGAGACGCAGCCCGGCGACCTGACCTTGCACGACGGTCGCACCTGGCACCGTGTCGAGCAGTCGCCCCACAGTGGGTTACGCAGCCTGCGGCGGACCCTGTACTTTCCTTTCCTCACGGAACAGTTCCCGACCAAGGACGAGCATAGCAAGACACCGCTCTACCACTATCTGGGCCGGGCGCTGCGCGCTGGCAAGCGCCTGACCTCACGCATCAAGCGCTGA
- a CDS encoding TetR/AcrR family transcriptional regulator gives MARPAGANAELTRSRILDSASSHFANLGLGGVSVRDIARSAGVSLGMVHHYFGSKDELYQACVESMYEELHNMRAELMSQLKTASSVEQLMSEAVRVSFHFAREHQTSIRLLMRTVVEHGELGPVQQQALQLPFLEEISGALANATGKSLTELRLAAQSTTFLVSRYALSSDHELRVLTGLPKGSFKAVLAEVENHLARAALALLGLPQPNGGPMTQLAATGAS, from the coding sequence ATGGCTCGACCCGCTGGCGCCAACGCTGAGCTCACTCGCTCCCGCATCTTGGACAGCGCGAGTTCGCATTTCGCGAACCTCGGCCTGGGAGGCGTTTCCGTGCGCGACATCGCGCGAAGCGCTGGAGTCAGCTTGGGCATGGTTCACCACTACTTCGGTAGCAAGGACGAACTCTACCAGGCGTGCGTGGAATCCATGTACGAGGAGCTGCACAACATGCGCGCTGAGCTGATGAGTCAGCTCAAGACCGCTAGTTCAGTGGAGCAGCTCATGAGCGAGGCGGTGCGCGTCTCCTTCCACTTCGCGCGCGAGCACCAGACCAGCATTCGGCTCTTGATGCGCACCGTGGTGGAGCACGGAGAGCTGGGGCCGGTCCAGCAGCAAGCGCTGCAGTTGCCATTCCTCGAGGAAATATCCGGCGCACTGGCGAACGCAACCGGCAAGAGCCTAACCGAGCTGCGACTCGCGGCCCAAAGCACCACCTTCTTGGTTTCACGCTACGCGCTCAGCAGCGATCATGAGCTGCGGGTGCTCACGGGGCTGCCCAAGGGCAGCTTCAAGGCGGTGCTAGCCGAGGTCGAGAACCACCTGGCGCGGGCGGCCCTCGCCCTGCTCGGCCTTCCGCAACCGAACGGCGGACCCATGACGCAACTCGCCGCAACGGGAGCCAGCTGA
- a CDS encoding alanyl-tRNA editing protein, whose amino-acid sequence MRLEQQDSYLRTFDAHVQSIGTFGGRPSLILEASAFYPESGGQLGDTGRIGEVRIVDVQQDEAGTVHHLFEGAAPEVGENYTAEIDWGRRREHMALHTGQHMLSKALLDVAKAETVSSRLGATDCTIDVSRADLGQRWLDAAEALVNRVIDEARPVRAWLPTNAELAQLELRRAPKVSHGIRVVSIEGFDDTPCGGTHVANTAEVNVVWITGSERYKGGTRIHFSAGPRARRELFDRAALLGGMASARSIGVADVPAALERSEQSLKDARQEAGLLRGRLADALASSVEWQGARAVVWLESELELGRSLAERLLQSRPDAEVFLAVAIPDKQSVQVMIARAGQSSLDAGATLKAIAVALGGRGGGKPERAEGRFDHAFTWDLAREKCPAVFG is encoded by the coding sequence ATGCGCCTCGAGCAGCAAGACTCCTACCTGCGAACGTTCGACGCCCACGTTCAGTCGATTGGAACCTTCGGCGGGCGACCCAGCTTGATCCTCGAGGCCAGCGCGTTCTACCCGGAGAGCGGCGGCCAGCTCGGCGACACGGGGCGCATCGGGGAGGTGCGCATCGTTGATGTGCAGCAGGACGAGGCCGGCACGGTTCACCATTTGTTCGAAGGCGCAGCTCCCGAAGTTGGTGAGAATTACACTGCGGAAATTGACTGGGGCCGCCGTCGAGAGCACATGGCGCTTCACACCGGGCAGCATATGCTCAGCAAGGCGCTGCTCGATGTGGCGAAGGCGGAGACCGTCTCGTCTCGCCTGGGCGCCACGGACTGCACGATTGATGTGAGTCGTGCAGACCTCGGTCAGCGCTGGCTGGACGCGGCGGAAGCGCTGGTGAATCGAGTGATCGACGAAGCACGGCCGGTCCGCGCCTGGTTGCCCACCAACGCGGAGCTCGCGCAGCTCGAGCTGCGGCGCGCGCCCAAGGTGAGCCATGGGATCCGGGTCGTGAGCATCGAGGGCTTCGATGACACGCCCTGTGGCGGCACCCACGTGGCGAACACCGCAGAGGTGAACGTGGTTTGGATCACAGGAAGCGAGCGCTACAAGGGTGGAACTCGGATCCACTTCAGCGCTGGACCACGCGCGCGCCGTGAGCTGTTCGACCGCGCGGCGCTGCTTGGCGGGATGGCCAGCGCGCGCAGCATTGGTGTTGCGGATGTTCCTGCTGCCCTCGAGCGCAGCGAGCAGAGCTTGAAGGACGCCCGTCAGGAAGCCGGGCTCTTGCGTGGCCGCTTGGCTGATGCATTGGCTTCCAGCGTAGAGTGGCAAGGTGCGCGAGCCGTGGTTTGGCTCGAGTCGGAACTCGAACTTGGGCGGTCGCTCGCCGAGCGCTTGCTCCAGTCGCGGCCCGATGCGGAGGTGTTCCTGGCGGTGGCGATACCAGACAAGCAGTCCGTCCAGGTGATGATCGCGCGCGCTGGGCAGTCGAGCCTGGACGCTGGCGCGACGCTCAAGGCAATCGCCGTGGCGCTTGGCGGTCGCGGCGGTGGCAAACCGGAGCGCGCCGAAGGGCGCTTCGATCACGCGTTCACCTGGGACCTGGCGCGGGAGAAGTGCCCCGCGGTGTTTGGTTAG